A DNA window from Aureibaculum sp. 2308TA14-22 contains the following coding sequences:
- a CDS encoding trimeric intracellular cation channel family protein, with product MFYALDILGTIAFAISGTLVAIHKRFDPFGVFIIAFATAVGGGTLRDVLIGRTPVGWMQDLNYVYAIIGATIFAIIIRKKIDYLSTSLFLFDTIGLGIFTIIGTEIGIQQELHPIISVALGMMSATFGGVIRDLLCNEIPVIFKKEIYASACIAGAITFLILTEFNVPVNINYIITSLIVIIIRLIAVKFKLSLPTIYR from the coding sequence ATATTTTACGCTTTAGATATATTAGGTACTATAGCATTTGCCATTTCAGGTACTCTAGTTGCTATTCATAAAAGGTTTGACCCTTTTGGTGTTTTTATTATTGCATTTGCAACTGCAGTTGGTGGTGGAACATTACGTGATGTTCTTATTGGCAGAACGCCTGTAGGCTGGATGCAAGATTTAAATTATGTTTATGCTATAATTGGTGCTACAATCTTTGCTATTATTATCAGAAAAAAGATAGATTATTTAAGCACTTCATTATTTTTATTTGATACGATTGGGTTGGGTATTTTTACCATAATTGGAACTGAAATTGGTATTCAGCAAGAACTACACCCTATAATATCGGTGGCTTTGGGCATGATGTCGGCCACTTTTGGAGGCGTGATACGCGATTTGCTCTGTAACGAGATACCCGTAATTTTTAAAAAGGAAATTTATGCAAGTGCCTGTATTGCTGGGGCAATAACATTTTTAATTTTGACCGAATTTAATGTTCCTGTAAATATCAATTATATTATTACCTCCTTAATTGTAATAATAATTAGACTAATTGCCGTTAAGTTTAAGTTGAGTTTACCTACGATATACAGGTAA
- a CDS encoding RDD family protein has product MDNFQIETAQNVGINQNVANVSTRIGSFLLDGLIIVGYAIIMNWVLNAIGLEPDMESWMIYLIMGLPIFFYSLLFEVLMNGQTPGKYVNKIRVVKIDGSKPTFGSYLLRWMLRLIDISIASGSVALLTILLNGKGQRLGDIAASTTVISEKKRVTIHDTLVADIPDDYVPTFPQVTMLSDTDIQTIKQMYRTAKRKGNHGVIVKLHKKIIEITDIKTDLKPIDFVDTIIKDYNYYTQQ; this is encoded by the coding sequence ATGGATAACTTTCAAATAGAAACGGCTCAAAATGTAGGCATCAATCAAAATGTAGCCAATGTAAGTACAAGAATAGGTTCGTTTTTGTTAGATGGGCTGATTATTGTCGGCTACGCCATTATTATGAATTGGGTTTTAAATGCCATTGGTCTAGAGCCTGACATGGAGTCCTGGATGATTTATCTGATTATGGGATTACCCATATTTTTTTACAGTTTACTCTTTGAAGTATTGATGAATGGACAAACACCAGGAAAATACGTAAATAAAATACGTGTGGTAAAAATTGATGGTTCCAAGCCCACCTTTGGTAGTTATTTATTGCGTTGGATGCTACGCTTAATTGACATAAGCATTGCTTCAGGATCGGTAGCCCTATTGACTATATTGCTAAACGGAAAAGGCCAGCGTTTAGGGGATATTGCTGCTTCTACAACTGTTATTTCAGAGAAAAAGCGTGTTACCATACACGATACTTTAGTTGCTGATATTCCTGACGATTATGTCCCTACCTTTCCTCAGGTAACCATGCTTTCGGATACCGATATCCAAACGATAAAACAAATGTACCGTACTGCAAAACGAAAAGGTAATCACGGAGTTATTGTTAAATTACACAAAAAAATAATTGAAATTACGGATATAAAAACTGATTTAAAACCAATTGATTTTGTGGATACGATTATAAAGGATTACAATTATTATACGCAACAATAA
- a CDS encoding stage II sporulation protein M, with translation MREAAFVKKHKERWQLFENVLSNKQEISPDRLSDLYIEITDDLSYAKTFYPNSNTVKYLNSVASNAHQKIYKTKKEGKNRLVSFFKTEFPLAFYKHHKQLLIAFLVFAFFTVVGAFSAAKDGDFVRLILGDSYVNMTLENIAKGDPMAVYKQDGQMAMAVAITINNIRVAMYAFVLGILFSVGTLYIMMRNGIMLGSFLYFFYDHDLLWESTRTIWIHGTIEISVIVIASCAGMVLGNGLLFPGTYTRLDSFKRSIKAGLKIMVSTIPFFIVAGFLEGFVTRHTEMPDWLAIFIILASLYAIIYYYVIYPIKLTKQNQEYAEP, from the coding sequence ATGCGAGAGGCGGCTTTTGTAAAAAAACATAAAGAACGGTGGCAGTTGTTTGAAAATGTATTGTCTAATAAACAAGAGATTTCGCCCGATAGATTGTCAGATCTTTATATTGAAATAACCGATGATCTCAGCTATGCCAAGACCTTTTACCCCAATAGCAATACGGTAAAGTATTTGAATTCCGTAGCTTCAAATGCTCATCAAAAGATTTATAAAACCAAAAAAGAGGGCAAAAACAGGTTGGTCAGTTTTTTTAAAACAGAATTTCCGTTAGCATTTTACAAGCATCATAAACAATTATTGATAGCGTTTTTGGTATTTGCCTTTTTTACTGTAGTTGGTGCTTTTTCTGCCGCAAAAGATGGTGATTTTGTACGACTGATTTTAGGTGATTCTTACGTAAACATGACGTTGGAAAATATAGCAAAAGGTGACCCTATGGCAGTTTATAAACAAGACGGTCAAATGGCAATGGCAGTAGCAATAACAATCAACAATATCAGAGTGGCAATGTACGCTTTTGTATTGGGCATACTTTTTTCGGTAGGTACGTTGTACATTATGATGCGTAACGGTATTATGCTCGGGTCTTTTTTATATTTTTTTTACGACCATGACCTGTTATGGGAATCTACTAGAACTATCTGGATTCACGGAACTATAGAAATATCGGTAATTGTTATTGCATCATGTGCGGGTATGGTATTGGGCAATGGACTACTTTTTCCAGGCACTTATACACGGTTGGATTCTTTTAAGCGAAGCATAAAAGCGGGTTTAAAGATTATGGTCAGTACCATTCCGTTTTTTATCGTAGCCGGATTTTTAGAAGGGTTTGTAACCCGACATACGGAAATGCCCGATTGGCTTGCTATTTTTATTATTTTGGCTTCACTTTATGCAATTATCTATTATTATGTTATTTATCCTATAAAATTAACCAAACAAAATCAAGAATATGCAGAACCATAG
- a CDS encoding DUF4129 domain-containing protein yields MAQKDSLKVKFDTQTIEIKKFDIDNLEEYKADRDFNYEVEKREPSLLERGFNWLYRVFLNLLEWIFGNEIASGIMGIIVRILPYAIAALVLFLLIKFFLKVNTQSIVSGKTNTSTVRLTEDEELIKSEDLPNLIKNAIAQKNYRLAVRYYYLLVLQKLSNAELIDWQQQKTNEDYIGEIESTTLKQQFASGTYLYDFVWYGNFELNQAEFAKAEQQFNELTNSIK; encoded by the coding sequence ATGGCTCAGAAAGATTCGTTAAAGGTCAAATTTGATACCCAGACTATTGAAATCAAAAAGTTTGATATAGATAACCTTGAGGAATATAAAGCAGATAGGGATTTTAACTACGAAGTTGAAAAGAGAGAACCTTCACTGTTAGAAAGGGGCTTCAACTGGCTGTATAGGGTGTTTTTAAACCTCTTAGAATGGATTTTTGGTAATGAGATCGCCTCAGGAATTATGGGTATTATTGTTAGAATTTTACCGTATGCAATTGCTGCTTTGGTATTGTTTTTATTGATAAAATTTTTCTTAAAAGTAAATACACAGAGTATTGTTTCGGGCAAAACCAATACATCTACCGTACGATTGACCGAAGATGAAGAATTAATAAAGAGCGAAGACCTGCCCAATTTGATTAAAAATGCCATTGCTCAAAAAAATTACCGATTGGCGGTTCGGTATTATTACCTTTTGGTATTGCAAAAATTATCTAATGCAGAACTTATTGATTGGCAACAGCAAAAAACTAACGAAGATTATATTGGCGAAATAGAATCGACTACCTTAAAACAACAATTTGCCTCGGGCACCTATCTGTACGATTTTGTTTGGTATGGTAATTTTGAACTCAACCAAGCCGAGTTTGCCAAAGCGGAACAGCAGTTTAACGAACTAACAAATTCCATTAAATAA
- a CDS encoding DUF4350 domain-containing protein — MSKRSKIMLGVAILLFLAFVYVEYNKPKPLNWFPTYAAKHKLPYGTYVLRNELTSIFPDTEIQDINIPPYSFLQDETKNGTYFFVDDGINFGEDEFNKLLEFVDKGNDVFISTHGITIDTLNLKTEGISSEAFEEKVFFKFYNKNLSTKEFHFDRNFYNTTFSKIDTSNAVALGKTGYLNGDNERVSEGINFIKYNYGKGNFFFHTFPEAFTNYFILKSPNQQYTASVLSYLDSSKPILWDAYYKTGKSRMTSPMQYLLGTKSLKWAYYTVLIGVLFFIIFEGKRKQRHIPIITPLKNQTLAFTRTIANMYYEKSEHKNIAEHKITYLLEYIRTKLHVPTITINDNFYNYVASRSGHDIEDVKKLFNQIDSIHQKNNITKEELIQLNAAIEKFKNPV, encoded by the coding sequence TTGAGCAAAAGATCTAAAATAATGCTAGGTGTTGCCATATTATTGTTTTTGGCCTTTGTTTATGTGGAATATAACAAACCAAAACCGTTAAATTGGTTTCCAACGTATGCCGCAAAGCACAAGTTACCTTATGGAACCTACGTTCTACGAAACGAATTAACTAGTATTTTTCCAGATACTGAAATTCAAGATATTAATATACCGCCTTATTCATTTTTACAAGATGAAACTAAGAATGGCACTTATTTTTTTGTGGATGATGGCATTAACTTTGGCGAAGATGAGTTTAACAAATTATTAGAATTTGTGGATAAGGGCAATGATGTGTTTATATCCACGCACGGTATAACTATAGATACTCTAAATCTTAAAACAGAAGGTATTTCTTCCGAAGCCTTTGAAGAAAAAGTGTTTTTTAAGTTTTACAATAAAAATTTGAGCACCAAAGAATTTCATTTTGACCGCAATTTTTATAACACAACCTTTTCTAAAATTGACACTTCAAATGCTGTCGCTTTGGGAAAAACAGGATATTTGAACGGGGATAATGAACGAGTTTCCGAAGGGATTAACTTCATTAAATATAACTATGGAAAAGGCAATTTCTTTTTTCATACGTTCCCCGAGGCTTTTACCAATTACTTTATTCTAAAATCACCAAATCAACAATACACGGCATCGGTGTTGTCCTATCTGGATAGTTCAAAACCAATATTGTGGGATGCCTATTATAAAACAGGCAAAAGTAGAATGACGTCGCCTATGCAGTACTTGCTGGGTACAAAAAGCCTAAAATGGGCATATTACACTGTATTAATAGGTGTGTTGTTTTTTATCATTTTTGAAGGGAAACGCAAACAGCGACACATTCCTATTATCACACCTTTAAAAAATCAAACATTGGCATTTACGCGAACTATTGCGAATATGTATTACGAAAAATCGGAGCATAAAAACATAGCGGAACATAAAATAACGTATTTGTTGGAGTATATTCGCACAAAATTACACGTGCCAACGATTACTATTAACGATAATTTTTATAATTATGTAGCGTCAAGAAGCGGACACGACATCGAAGATGTAAAGAAACTTTTTAACCAGATAGATAGCATCCATCAAAAAAATAACATTACAAAAGAAGAATTAATACAGCTTAATGCTGCAATAGAAAAATTTAAAAATCCTGTATAA